A portion of the Eubacterium maltosivorans genome contains these proteins:
- a CDS encoding flavodoxin family protein produces the protein MKVLIISSSPRKGGNSELLARAFAQGLQQKDHVVTMISAGHMKINGCLACDQCYAEADAPCVQKDDFWKIYPMLLAADMVVLVSPLYFFNLTAQLKAVIDRMYAFCRSNHPMPLVGKKSVLLMTGASSDLKDFLPAIDSYKLTADYLKWQNKGVFIASDVWKKDDILESGWLEQVLAFGQSF, from the coding sequence ATGAAAGTTTTAATTATTTCGTCCAGTCCCAGAAAAGGCGGCAACAGCGAACTGCTGGCCCGTGCCTTTGCGCAGGGGCTTCAGCAAAAGGATCATGTCGTTACAATGATTTCCGCTGGTCACATGAAAATAAACGGATGCCTGGCTTGCGATCAATGTTACGCCGAGGCCGATGCACCTTGTGTTCAAAAAGATGATTTTTGGAAAATTTACCCCATGCTTTTAGCTGCTGACATGGTTGTTCTGGTATCGCCGCTATATTTTTTCAATTTGACTGCCCAGCTAAAAGCAGTCATTGATCGAATGTACGCTTTTTGCAGAAGTAATCATCCAATGCCTTTGGTAGGTAAAAAATCAGTCCTGCTGATGACCGGTGCCAGCAGTGACCTGAAGGATTTTCTTCCCGCCATTGACAGTTATAAGCTAACCGCAGACTACCTGAAATGGCAGAATAAAGGCGTTTTTATCGCTTCTGATGTCTGGAAAAAGGATGATATTCTGGAAAGCGGCTGGCTGGAACAAGTCCTCGCCTTTGGGCAAAGCTTTTAA
- the glsA gene encoding glutaminase A: MQKNIIDTKKLETVLKQAYSAAESDQSGANASYIPALAKVPSNLFGLTAVTSDGTVIETGDTSYPFAIESISKVFSMALVMEAVGAQEMLKKVGADPTGLPFNSVMALELHRGKPLSPLVNAGAMATVSLLPAANSDEKWQKILDGYSQFAGHTLEVMNAVYTSEAATNSHNKGIAWLMSSYGTLYDDPDITCDIYTRQCSIAITCKNLAVMGATLANGGVNPITEKAVINPEFLPHIFAEMTMEGLYGASGDFAYTVGLPGKSGVGGGLLAVVPGQLALSAFSPRLDPIGNSVRGQKALRFISDALDLSLYR; this comes from the coding sequence ATGCAAAAAAATATCATTGACACTAAAAAACTCGAAACGGTACTCAAGCAAGCCTACAGCGCCGCAGAAAGTGATCAGTCTGGCGCTAACGCTTCTTATATTCCCGCCTTGGCCAAGGTTCCTTCCAATCTGTTTGGGCTGACCGCTGTAACATCAGATGGTACAGTAATTGAGACAGGTGACACCAGCTATCCCTTTGCCATTGAATCTATTTCCAAAGTCTTTTCCATGGCGCTCGTCATGGAAGCCGTCGGAGCTCAGGAGATGTTAAAAAAGGTGGGCGCAGACCCGACAGGCCTTCCTTTTAACTCTGTAATGGCACTGGAACTGCACCGCGGCAAGCCACTCTCGCCACTGGTAAACGCCGGCGCCATGGCCACTGTCAGTCTGTTGCCTGCCGCCAATTCCGATGAAAAATGGCAGAAAATTCTTGATGGTTACAGCCAATTTGCCGGCCACACCCTTGAAGTGATGAATGCTGTGTATACCTCAGAGGCTGCCACCAACAGCCATAACAAAGGCATCGCCTGGCTCATGTCAAGCTATGGCACGCTTTATGACGATCCAGATATCACCTGCGATATTTACACCAGGCAATGCTCTATTGCCATAACCTGTAAAAATCTGGCGGTTATGGGGGCTACACTGGCCAATGGCGGCGTAAACCCAATTACTGAAAAAGCTGTTATAAATCCCGAATTTTTACCTCATATTTTTGCTGAAATGACCATGGAAGGTCTCTATGGTGCTTCGGGTGATTTCGCCTATACCGTAGGACTTCCTGGTAAGAGCGGCGTGGGCGGTGGCTTGCTGGCGGTAGTACCCGGTCAGTTGGCACTTTCTGCCTTCAGTCCGAGGCTTGACCCCATCGGTAACAGTGTCCGAGGGCAAAAAGCTTTGCGTTTTATTTCTGATGCCCTCGATCTTTCACTTTACCGATAA
- a CDS encoding GntR family transcriptional regulator: MAAEKSQQKMIYHFLLRQIKMGNYKSGDRFPTVKEIADHFNVSYCPAQIALKTLEKDGYVQLSKGKTAEIIWQPDETAEKTLDFEERRGVLKDLYESLCHFSPLSRLQGLSLMDEKQLAELEQLLTSDQEPLLFSLYKGFEVSLQPMKNQMLMYLFTDVDAFVGTVLVDRMKDVNDGQGDMALEKVRKYLLNAIRCIQKKEYTNGFEQLSQLSYYLKGFFDINQNEDGQCAQTEAFSWEPQKGRKRYCDDIAIDLICKINQGVYPVDSYLPQGRLLADIYHVSPITIRRTISILNELGVAKNINGVGTKVIFPGDRTILYKMKDMTMDRNLIQFLEALQILAITGESVALSVFPFFDENALQKIKEALKLKGDERSKIQTFAACLQAIVHCAPFAAVREIYSKLTLMTLKGSVLRLESTGDENIVWWAEMAERFENSLDNKDAALFSKTLFDLFYRSFCSTRKMLCEIGVEQAGLVAVPIIFK, from the coding sequence ATGGCAGCAGAAAAAAGTCAACAGAAAATGATATATCATTTTCTGCTAAGACAGATCAAGATGGGCAATTATAAAAGTGGAGACCGTTTTCCAACGGTTAAGGAGATCGCCGATCATTTTAACGTGTCCTATTGTCCAGCCCAGATCGCCTTAAAAACATTGGAAAAGGACGGGTATGTCCAGCTGAGCAAGGGGAAAACAGCAGAAATAATATGGCAGCCAGATGAAACCGCAGAAAAAACACTGGACTTTGAAGAGCGCAGGGGGGTATTGAAGGATCTTTATGAAAGTCTCTGCCATTTTTCCCCCTTATCCAGGCTACAGGGATTAAGTTTGATGGATGAAAAACAGCTCGCTGAACTGGAACAGCTGCTTACCAGTGATCAGGAGCCGCTGTTGTTTAGCCTTTATAAGGGTTTTGAAGTATCTTTACAACCTATGAAAAATCAGATGCTGATGTACTTGTTTACAGATGTTGATGCTTTTGTGGGAACAGTACTCGTGGACCGGATGAAAGATGTGAATGATGGCCAGGGCGATATGGCTTTGGAAAAAGTAAGAAAATATCTGCTCAATGCCATTCGGTGTATCCAAAAAAAGGAATATACAAATGGCTTTGAGCAGCTTTCACAATTAAGCTATTATTTAAAAGGATTTTTCGATATTAATCAGAATGAGGACGGCCAGTGTGCTCAGACCGAAGCTTTTTCTTGGGAACCTCAAAAGGGCCGTAAACGGTATTGTGATGACATCGCCATTGATCTGATCTGTAAAATTAACCAAGGGGTCTATCCGGTAGACAGCTACCTGCCGCAGGGCAGGCTGCTGGCGGATATTTATCATGTATCCCCGATTACTATACGTCGAACCATAAGTATTCTTAATGAGCTGGGCGTAGCAAAAAACATCAATGGTGTTGGAACAAAAGTGATTTTCCCGGGAGACCGGACGATTTTATACAAAATGAAGGATATGACAATGGACAGAAATCTGATTCAGTTTTTAGAAGCCCTGCAGATTCTGGCTATTACCGGTGAGTCTGTTGCACTTAGTGTTTTTCCATTTTTTGATGAAAATGCCCTCCAGAAGATTAAGGAAGCCTTAAAACTAAAGGGTGATGAGCGGTCAAAAATACAGACCTTTGCAGCTTGTTTACAGGCCATCGTCCATTGTGCTCCTTTTGCGGCGGTCAGGGAGATATACAGCAAGCTGACTCTTATGACACTAAAAGGGAGTGTTCTGCGGCTTGAGAGTACTGGCGATGAAAACATTGTCTGGTGGGCAGAAATGGCTGAAAGGTTTGAAAACAGTCTGGATAATAAGGACGCGGCTTTGTTTTCCAAAACACTTTTTGATTTGTTTTACCGGAGTTTTTGTTCTACCCGTAAGATGCTGTGTGAAATTGGAGTAGAACAGGCAGGCTTGGTTGCGGTTCCGATTATTTTTAAATAA
- a CDS encoding heavy metal translocating P-type ATPase, with protein sequence MKKNFKIEGMSCTACAAAIERTVNKMDGVEDAVVNYATENLSVTYDDSSVHAPAIVSAIEKIGYGAVPEQDASPSGKSTVKNTAGENAQKQMKELQTRLIISLIFTIPLFYLSMGPMIGLPVPAFLDGDMNRLVNTITQMLLTLPVVYMGAHFYKDGYKALWKRIPNMDSLVAVGTSASFLYGIYVLYQLAWGYSYGDMSMVHHFAHEIYFEGTAVILTLITLGKYMEARAKGKTSQAIEKLIALAPDTALVERGNTEVEIPIDDVRLGDTVVIKPGDRIPVDGEIISGHSSVDESLLTGESIPVEKETGDHVICGSINKTGAFKFRTTKIGDDTTLSKIIHLVEEAQSSKAPIAKIADQISRYFVPAVMGIAALSFVVWLLLGYEFSFALSMGISVLVISCPCALGLATPTAIMVGTGKGAEQGILFKNGPALETLGKADAVVFDKTGTITIGKPSITDIVPLGSTDEETLLQLVASIEAKSEHPLSEAIVEGANERGIALRDVSDFNAIPGLGVEGTVDTRFITIGNQKLMKGSGIDPDTQTELYNSLSDAGKTPLFIGEGNELIGIIAVADTLKENSSNAIAQLKAMGTQVYMLTGDNERTARAIGAKINIDHVIANVLPEEKADLIKKLQTEGKQVIMVGDGINDAPALAQSDIGIAIGNGTDVAIESADVILMQNDLLQIVAAIQLSKATIRNIKQNLFWAFIYNTIGIPLAAGILYLPFGLKLNPMFAAAAMSLSSVSVVLNALSLKGFKPKFISVNDLPSIQTDVTVVNNQINNSDSIMESQKEGITMTKKLHVNDMSCKHCVKRVEDTLNAIDGVSNVQVSLEDAQATMDVTDAVTDKMLCDALDEAGYPASVITE encoded by the coding sequence ATGAAAAAAAATTTTAAAATAGAAGGGATGTCCTGTACGGCCTGTGCTGCTGCCATCGAACGAACCGTAAATAAAATGGATGGTGTGGAGGACGCTGTGGTCAATTATGCCACCGAAAATTTGTCTGTGACCTATGATGACAGCTCGGTTCATGCTCCGGCGATTGTCTCCGCTATCGAGAAAATCGGTTATGGTGCAGTGCCCGAACAGGATGCCTCTCCATCCGGTAAAAGCACTGTCAAGAATACAGCCGGTGAAAATGCCCAAAAGCAAATGAAAGAGCTCCAGACTCGGCTCATTATTTCATTAATTTTTACCATTCCTTTATTCTACCTGTCTATGGGTCCTATGATTGGGCTGCCTGTTCCCGCTTTTTTAGATGGCGATATGAATCGCCTGGTCAACACAATTACTCAGATGCTTTTAACCCTGCCTGTTGTTTATATGGGTGCGCATTTTTATAAGGATGGTTACAAAGCCCTCTGGAAACGCATTCCAAATATGGACTCTCTGGTGGCCGTTGGAACCAGCGCTTCTTTTCTTTACGGTATTTATGTATTGTACCAATTGGCCTGGGGCTATTCGTACGGCGATATGTCCATGGTGCATCACTTCGCCCACGAGATTTATTTTGAAGGGACCGCGGTTATTTTAACCCTTATCACCTTAGGAAAATACATGGAAGCCCGCGCTAAAGGAAAAACTTCCCAGGCTATTGAAAAACTTATTGCCCTGGCTCCAGATACCGCTCTCGTAGAGCGCGGTAATACAGAGGTCGAAATCCCCATTGATGATGTACGCCTTGGCGATACCGTCGTCATTAAGCCTGGTGATCGTATTCCAGTGGATGGTGAAATTATTTCTGGTCATTCCAGTGTCGACGAGTCCCTGCTTACTGGTGAGAGCATTCCGGTAGAAAAGGAAACCGGTGACCACGTTATCTGTGGCAGCATCAATAAAACTGGCGCTTTTAAGTTTCGCACCACCAAAATTGGTGATGATACTACGCTTAGCAAGATTATCCATCTTGTAGAAGAGGCCCAGTCCTCTAAAGCCCCGATCGCCAAAATTGCTGACCAGATTAGCCGTTATTTTGTACCAGCTGTTATGGGAATTGCCGCCTTATCCTTTGTCGTCTGGCTGCTCCTCGGTTATGAGTTCTCCTTTGCATTGTCAATGGGCATTTCAGTACTCGTTATATCATGTCCCTGCGCCCTCGGACTGGCGACACCGACAGCCATCATGGTAGGCACCGGCAAAGGCGCTGAGCAGGGCATTCTTTTTAAAAATGGCCCTGCCCTTGAAACACTCGGAAAAGCCGATGCCGTTGTTTTTGATAAAACCGGCACCATCACCATTGGCAAGCCTTCCATTACAGATATTGTTCCCTTGGGCAGTACAGATGAAGAGACACTTCTTCAGCTTGTTGCTTCCATTGAGGCTAAATCAGAACATCCTCTGAGTGAAGCCATCGTGGAAGGGGCTAACGAAAGGGGCATTGCGTTACGGGACGTGTCCGATTTTAATGCTATCCCCGGCCTCGGCGTCGAGGGTACTGTAGATACCCGTTTTATTACAATCGGCAACCAGAAGCTTATGAAAGGTTCCGGCATTGACCCCGATACTCAGACTGAGCTTTACAACAGTCTCTCTGACGCTGGTAAAACGCCCTTGTTTATCGGTGAAGGCAATGAACTGATTGGCATAATCGCCGTTGCGGATACGCTTAAGGAGAATTCGTCAAATGCTATCGCTCAGCTTAAGGCTATGGGCACTCAGGTATATATGCTAACCGGTGATAATGAGCGGACTGCACGTGCCATCGGCGCAAAAATCAATATTGATCACGTTATTGCTAATGTTCTGCCGGAGGAAAAGGCTGACCTGATTAAAAAACTTCAGACTGAAGGCAAACAGGTTATTATGGTCGGTGACGGCATCAATGATGCTCCTGCCCTGGCACAAAGCGATATCGGCATTGCCATTGGCAACGGAACCGATGTAGCCATCGAATCTGCTGATGTTATCCTCATGCAGAACGACCTTTTGCAGATCGTAGCAGCTATTCAGCTGAGTAAAGCGACGATTCGAAATATCAAGCAAAACTTGTTCTGGGCCTTTATTTACAATACCATCGGTATTCCGTTGGCTGCTGGTATTCTCTACCTTCCCTTCGGCCTCAAACTGAACCCGATGTTTGCCGCAGCGGCCATGAGCCTGAGCTCAGTTTCCGTTGTGCTGAACGCACTTTCTCTGAAAGGCTTTAAGCCAAAATTTATCTCTGTGAATGACCTGCCGTCTATCCAAACGGATGTGACGGTTGTCAATAATCAAATTAATAACAGTGATTCGATAATGGAATCACAGAAAGAAGGAATAACAATGACTAAAAAATTACATGTAAATGACATGAGCTGCAAACACTGCGTAAAACGTGTTGAAGACACTTTAAATGCCATTGACGGCGTTTCAAATGTTCAAGTTTCTCTGGAAGATGCCCAGGCTACCATGGATGTGACAGATGCCGTTACTGACAAAATGCTGTGCGATGCTCTGGATGAAGCTGGCTATCCCGCCTCTGTCATTACTGAGTGA
- a CDS encoding BCCT family transporter, translating to MKHQKINLIVFLPSVFLFCACIILAFLDNVAFVSLTSTLYAWILDEFGWLFLLTALVVFLVCLGLYFSHFGKIIIGGKGAKPIMSVWNWFSITLCTTVASGIVFWGAAEPVQHILNPPVSSGIEALTPESSLFAMAAVFRHWTVLPYGLYTILAVVFAFVYYNMRQPFSLGSVIAPLIPEKGRSGVSKAVDFICVFALVTGLAASLASGVLSINGGLSKLFGIDSNAMVWGIIILVIGGMTIIAAVTGITRGIKYLSNINVAMYIVILAFILLFGGTVFIFSFGIESIGQFISTFFSGTLFTGTAEGDLWAKNWTMFYLGNWMAWAPVTAVFLGRISYGRRIKDVIAMNLFVTALFSIVWFMIISGATVNQLMNNPASGLIDAYNAGYENVIYQLFKNLPLSQIFIPLYLVAVLISFVTAADSTTMAIAGICSKGIAPDSPEPPTYLIAVWGVIVAVVTWIMMSVGEGITGIKMLSNIGGLPAMFLIVLVVISAIIISIHPERYNFVDKNNVTDKNVK from the coding sequence ATGAAGCATCAAAAGATTAATTTAATTGTTTTTTTACCGTCAGTATTTCTTTTTTGCGCCTGCATTATATTAGCTTTTCTTGATAACGTGGCGTTTGTAAGCTTAACCAGTACGCTGTATGCGTGGATATTGGACGAATTCGGATGGCTGTTTTTACTGACTGCTTTGGTAGTATTTCTGGTGTGCCTCGGTTTGTATTTTTCGCATTTTGGAAAAATAATCATAGGAGGAAAAGGGGCTAAGCCGATAATGTCTGTCTGGAATTGGTTCAGTATTACGCTTTGCACCACGGTGGCTTCGGGCATTGTATTTTGGGGGGCGGCTGAGCCAGTACAGCATATTCTTAATCCTCCGGTATCAAGCGGTATTGAGGCTCTGACTCCAGAGTCTTCTCTATTTGCCATGGCAGCAGTTTTCAGACACTGGACGGTCCTGCCCTATGGACTTTACACAATTTTAGCGGTCGTTTTTGCTTTTGTTTATTATAATATGCGGCAGCCCTTCTCCTTGGGTTCTGTCATTGCGCCGCTTATTCCTGAAAAGGGAAGAAGCGGCGTGAGCAAGGCTGTGGATTTTATCTGTGTATTTGCATTGGTCACAGGTCTTGCCGCATCTCTGGCTTCAGGCGTGCTCAGTATCAATGGTGGGCTCAGCAAGCTGTTCGGCATCGATTCAAATGCAATGGTGTGGGGAATCATCATTCTGGTAATTGGAGGTATGACCATTATTGCCGCAGTTACGGGGATCACTCGAGGTATAAAATATCTGTCAAATATAAATGTAGCAATGTATATTGTGATACTGGCTTTTATACTCTTGTTCGGGGGAACTGTCTTTATTTTTAGTTTTGGTATTGAAAGCATAGGTCAGTTTATATCGACCTTTTTCAGTGGTACGCTGTTTACTGGCACAGCAGAGGGTGACCTCTGGGCCAAAAATTGGACGATGTTTTATTTGGGAAACTGGATGGCGTGGGCACCAGTGACGGCGGTGTTCCTCGGAAGAATTAGCTATGGCCGCAGGATAAAAGATGTGATTGCAATGAACCTTTTTGTAACCGCACTGTTTAGTATAGTTTGGTTCATGATTATCTCTGGAGCGACAGTCAATCAGCTGATGAATAACCCCGCATCAGGTCTCATTGATGCATATAACGCCGGGTATGAAAATGTGATTTATCAGCTGTTCAAGAACTTGCCTTTAAGCCAGATTTTTATTCCATTGTATCTGGTAGCGGTTTTGATTTCATTTGTAACCGCAGCCGATTCCACTACAATGGCCATTGCAGGTATTTGCAGCAAAGGAATCGCACCAGATTCGCCAGAGCCGCCAACTTATTTGATTGCGGTTTGGGGTGTTATTGTAGCTGTGGTAACCTGGATTATGATGTCGGTGGGTGAGGGAATTACCGGCATTAAGATGCTTTCGAATATTGGCGGCCTTCCAGCCATGTTTTTGATTGTTCTTGTGGTAATCAGCGCGATAATCATTTCGATACACCCAGAAAGATATAATTTTGTTGATAAAAACAATGTAACTGACAAAAATGTAAAATAA
- a CDS encoding metal-sensing transcriptional repressor, with protein MEGIDRTKELNLLKTARGQIDGIIKMLEEDRYCIDVSKQVLAVQALLKKANLQILEQHMHHCVTDAFENGSKEDRNTKIEEIITILDKYYK; from the coding sequence ATGGAAGGCATTGACCGCACCAAGGAGCTCAATCTTTTAAAAACCGCAAGGGGCCAGATAGACGGCATTATAAAAATGCTGGAAGAAGACCGCTATTGCATTGACGTATCCAAACAAGTATTGGCGGTACAGGCTCTTTTAAAAAAGGCCAATCTGCAGATTCTCGAACAACATATGCATCACTGTGTTACAGATGCCTTCGAAAACGGCAGCAAGGAAGACCGCAATACCAAGATTGAGGAAATCATTACTATTTTGGATAAGTATTACAAATAA
- a CDS encoding GNAT family N-acetyltransferase: protein MYTISKKNLQCIAPLFKGWNETPVWSCLQGHLGQAFADNPDTPKSAQILIGDFCFFAGIPDPELIDNIPDPIRVPVITLITRQESWHSLIESTYDGRYIKFIRYALKKEPEAFNQEQLRVNLTGLPQDCEICRIDGTLYRTLRNEEWSKDLCSQFKNAQDYAQNGLGFVIIKNHEVITGASSYTYYDDGIEIQIDTKRPYRRQGLARIVGSRLILECLQQNRYPSWDAVSQESLGLAKSLGYCLEAPYTAYAVGDMALLSAPR, encoded by the coding sequence TTGTACACAATTTCAAAAAAAAATCTACAGTGTATTGCGCCATTATTTAAAGGTTGGAATGAAACACCAGTATGGTCCTGCCTTCAAGGCCATCTCGGTCAGGCTTTTGCAGATAATCCCGACACCCCCAAGTCTGCCCAGATCTTAATCGGTGATTTTTGTTTTTTTGCCGGCATACCTGATCCAGAGCTGATCGATAACATTCCTGATCCGATCAGGGTTCCCGTCATTACCCTGATCACGCGCCAGGAAAGCTGGCATTCATTAATCGAATCTACCTACGATGGACGATACATAAAATTTATACGTTATGCTCTAAAAAAAGAACCCGAAGCTTTCAATCAAGAACAGCTTCGGGTTAATCTTACAGGCCTTCCCCAGGACTGCGAAATTTGTCGAATTGACGGTACGCTTTACCGCACTCTGCGAAATGAAGAATGGTCTAAAGATTTATGTTCTCAGTTTAAAAACGCACAGGATTATGCACAAAACGGTCTCGGATTTGTCATCATTAAAAACCATGAAGTCATTACCGGAGCTTCCTCCTATACTTATTACGATGACGGTATCGAAATCCAGATCGATACTAAACGCCCCTATCGAAGACAAGGTTTGGCACGGATTGTAGGCTCACGCCTTATTTTAGAATGCCTGCAGCAAAACCGCTATCCCAGCTGGGATGCTGTCAGCCAGGAATCCCTGGGCCTTGCCAAGAGCCTTGGCTACTGTCTGGAGGCACCTTACACAGCATATGCCGTGGGTGATATGGCCCTTTTGTCCGCACCACGCTAA